GTGACGATGCGCAGCTCCAGGCTGGCGTCGGCGTTCACGCCGGTCACGCGGTAGCGGCCGTCGCGCGAGTAGCTGCTGTAGACGATGTCCCAGTCCGACTTCTCCAGGTCGCGCTTCTGGCCCGAGGCCAGGTCGTAGGCGATCAGGCGCTGGAACTCGGAGCCCTCGTTCGAGAGGATCAGCAGCGTCTTCGATTCCGGATCGAAGTCCGTCGTGCTGAACGAGGCCACGCCCTGGTGCGGCGTCAGATGCTTGGTCTCTTTCGACTGCACGTCGTACAGGTAGACGTCCGAATCCGCCGTCGTGTTGGTCTTGCCCAGCGCCACCCAGCGGCCGTCGCCGCTGACGTCGAACACCGCGTTGCCGTCGTTGTTCTGGTAGATCAGCGTGCGGGCGTAGGTCTTCGCGTCGTAGCGGTAGACGTCGATGTAGCGCGCGTCGCGCTCGTTGGTCGTGACGAAGAAGGCGTCGCCGTCGCGGCTCCAGCCGGAGAAGCCGGCCTTGACCTTGTCGCCGGGGGTCAGGTCGCGCTCGCTGCCGTCGAGCTCGCGCACGATCAGGTGGTTGTTCTCGTTGCCGCCCTGGTCGCGGGTGAACAGCACGCGGTCGTCGTTGCGGAAATAGCCGACGGCGTAATGGCTCTCCGTCGTGGAGGTCGTCAGCGCCACCGGCTCGCCGCCGTCGACCGACTGGCTGTAGACGTTGAAGATGCCGGTCGCATTGCTGCTGAGCAGGATGCGTCGCTCGTCCTGCGAGAACGACGCGCCGCGGACCGACGTCGTCGCCATGAACTGCTCGATCGTGTAGGGCTTGGCCGGCCGCGGCTGCGCGGACCTGGCCTGCGCCTTTGCGGTCGCTGCCGCCGCGGGGGTCTTCGCGACCTTCTCCGTCGCGGCCTGCGACGGCATCGCCGTCATCGCCGTCATCGCGCCCAGCGCCAGACACAGCGCGCTCAGCGCCAGACGCGGCGCGCCCTTCGGGGACAACTTCTTCATCGGGGATCTCCTCTCCTGATCGGTCCCGGGGACGTCCCGGGAACCCCCGACTGTAGGCACTGGGGTCAGGATTTGACCATCCCGGGATCCACGCGCTGCGTCCTGCCCCGACAGGCCGCATCCAGGCGCGATGAACGGGAGACCCCGGCGTTCTCAGGGCCAGTGGTAGTCAGGGCCGGCGGTACTGCGGCACGCCCGCGACGTAGCTCGCCACCAGGTTGCGATCGTCCGACAGCGTCATCCAGGCGAAGGCGCGCTCATGCGGGTCTCGCGCCAGCGCCATGCGGGCCTCTGCAACGGGGCCGGCGGCCCAGTCCCAGACGCAGACGTCGGCCAGGGTCTTCGCGCCGAAATGGCCCAGCTCGTCCGACAGTCCCAGCGCCTCGGCCGCGCCCAGCGTCGCCGCATGCAGCCCCGCCCAGGCGGTCAGGCGCTGGCCGTTGAGCGCCTGCACCTTGTAGCCGTCCGCCAGCGTGCGCTGCGCCGACAGCGAGGTCCCGCCGCCCACGTCGCTGGCGGCGCTCACCCGCACGCCTGCGGCGAGCGCGCCGGGCCAGTCGAACAGCCCGCTCCCCAGGAACAGGTTGGACGACGGGCAATGCGCGATGTGGGCGCCCGTGCGCGCGACGACGCGGCGGTCCTCGTCGTCGAGCCAGATGCCGTGCGCCAGCACCGCGCGCGGATGCAGCAGGCCGACGCGGTCGTAGACATCGAGGTAGCTGCGCGCCTCCGGGAAGAGCTTGGCCACCCACTCCACCTCGCCGCGGTTCTCGGCCACGTGCGTCTGCATGTAGAGGCTGGCATCGGCGCGGCACAACGCGCCGGCCATCGCGAGCTGCCCGGGCGTGCTCGTCGGCGCGAAGCGCACGGTGACGGCGTAGGACAGACGCTCGCGGTTGTGGTGCCTGGCGATGAGGTCGAGGCAGTCGCGCTCGGCCTGCACGACATCGTCGCGCAACGCTTCCGGCGCGTTGCGGTCCATCAGCACCTTGCCGGTGATGAGGCGCATGCCGCGCTCCGCGGCGGCGTCGAACAGCGCATCGGCGGACACCTTGTGCACCGTCGGATAAACCACCGCCGACGTCGTGCCGTGCGCCAGCAGCGCGTCCAGGAAGCGTCCCGCGCCGATGCGCGCGATCTCGGGATCCTGGTAGCGCTGCTCGGCCGGGAAGGTGTAGGTGTTGAGCCAGTCCAGCAGCTCCGTGCCGTAGGACGCGATCACGTCCAGCTGCGGGCTGTGCACATGCGTGTCGACGAAGCCCGGCAGGATCAGCCGGCCGCTGTGGTCATGGCGGACCCAGCCGTCGCCCGGATCCTCGGTCTGCGCGCCGACGATGCGGCCGTCCTCGATGAGCAGCCAGTGATCCGGACGGAAGCGCACGGCGGGGTCGTCCACGCGCGCCCATTGCGGCGCGGCGGTGAAGTCCAGCAGGTCGCCCTTCAGGGCCAGGCGTGCGGGAGCGGCGGATCGATCGGTCGTCATGCGTTCAGCGGAAATGGATTCAGGGAAAAGGATTCAGAAACGGATTCGGAAGACGCTATTTCACGAGCTCGCGCGCGACCTCGCGCACCTGCTCGCGAAGCCAGCGCAGCGGCGCGCTGTTGTGGCTGACGTCGTGCCACAGCTGGTAGTACGTCATCGGCGGGAACGCCACCGGGCAGCGCAGCACCGTGACCGGCAACTGGTCCAGGTAACGGTTGCAGAACAGCCGCCCCGTGGTCAGCACCAGCAAGCTGCGCGCCACCATCTGCGGCAGCTGTCCGAAGTGGGCACCGCGCACCGCGATGCGGCGCTCCAGGCCGAGCGAGGCCAGATGCTGCTCGATGACGCCCGGCTGGCCGCGGCTCAGCGGCATCGGCGCCAGATGCTGGCAATCGAGGTAGCGGTCCTGCGTCCACGCGCGCGGCGCCATGCGCGCGGCGGGGTGGTCCTGGCTGACCAGGCAGACGACCTCGTCCACCAGCAGCCGGCCCATGTGGAGTTCTCCGGGCGGCTCCAGCCAGTTGCCGATCACGAGGTCGACCTCGCCGCGGGCGAGCGAGGTCCGGTAGTCGAAATCCGCGTTCAGCGGCTGCAGATCGAGCTGCACGCCCGGCGCGAGGCGCTGCAGATGCGCCACCAGCAGCGGCAGGAACAAGGGATCGAGGTAGTCGCTGGCCGCGATGCTCAAGCGGAGCTCCGCGGTCGCGGGATCGAAGCCGGACTTGCGCAGACGCGCGCCGAACAGTTCATCGGCTTCGCGCAACAGACGTTCAGCGGGGGCCAGCAGTTCCAGCGCGGTGGCGGTCGGCGTCATGCCGGCGCCGCTGCGCACCAGCAGCGGATCGCCCGTCAGGGTGCGCAGACGCCGCAGCTGCGCGCTCAAGGCGGGCTGCGTGCTGCCGAGCCGCATGGCGGCCCTGGACACACTGCGCTCGGAAATCAAGGTATGCAGGACCCGCACCAGAAGGAGGTCGATCTTGTCGAAGTTCAGCGCTTCCGACATGTCCCATGGCATATAGAAGTCATAACCCCCATCGTATAACCATAGCGACGTCGGAGGAGTACCGTTCCGGGTAAGTGCATCCGGGGCCGCTCATCGCCACTCTCACTGGCTTCCCGCCCGTTTCTCGCCCTTTCATCGCCCTTTCATCGCCCGGTCCTCGCCCGTTTCTTGCTTGCCAGACAGCGTCCTTTCCGGCGCGCCCAGCCTCGCTTCCGTCCATGACCTCTCCCCGTCCGATCCGCTTCTTCCACCAGGGACAGCTGCAGTCCGTCTCCGGTCTGCCGCCGACGACCACGGTGCTGCAGTACCTGCGCGAGCACGCCCGCTGCGCCGGGACCAAGGAAGGCTGCGCCGAAGGCGACTGCGGCGCCTGCACGGTGCTGGTGGGCGAACTCGATGCCGACGGCAAGGCCGTCGACCTGCGCAACGTCAACGCGTGCATCCAGTTCCTGCCGATGCTCGACGGCAAGGCGCTGCTGACGGTCGAGGACCTGGGCGGCAGCACCGACCTGAACCCGGTCCAGCAGGCGCTGGTCGACTGCCACGGCTCGCAATGCGGGTTCTGCACGCCCGGCTTCGCCATGACGATGCAGGCGATCTATGAGCGGCACCAAGCCTGCGGCACGCGACCGGACCGTCAGGCGCTCGCGGACGACCTGTCGGGCAACCTGTGCCGCTGCACCGGCTACCGGCCCATCCTGGACGCGGGCGAGCGCATGTTCGACGCACCCGCGCGCACCATCGCCCACGCGCCCATCGTCGACGCGCTGCGCGTGCTGGCCGAGGATCCACCGCTTCATTACGAGGCGCTTTCGCGCGCCGGCTCGCCGCAGCGCGCCTTCGCGCCGCGCTCGATCGACGAGTTCGCCGCGCTGCGCGAATCGATGCCGCAGGCGCGGATCGTCGCGGGCGCGACGGACGTCGGCCTCTGGGTCAACAAGCAGCAGCGCGAGCTCGGCGATGTGATCCTCACGGGACGCGTCGAAGGGCTCCGGCGCATCGACACGGTAACGGCGCAGGAAGGCACGACGCTGCGCATCGGCGCAGCGGTGACGCTGGAAGACGCCTGGTCCGCGCTGACCGCGCATGTGCCCGCCCTGCGCGAGCTCTGGCTGCGCTTCGCTTCGCCGCCGGTGCGGCACGCCGGCACGCTGGGCGGCAACATCGCCAACGGCTCGCCGATCGGGGATGGTGCGCCGGCGCTGATCGCGCTGGGCGCGCGCATCGTGCTGCGACGCGGCGCGACGCAGCGCACGCTGCCGCTCGACGCCTTCTATCTCGACTACATGAAGAACGCGCTCGAACCGGGTGAGTTCGTCGAGGCGATCGAGGTCCCCACCCCGCCGCCCGGCACGCGGCTGCGCGGCTACAAGCTCGCGAAGCGCTACGACAGCGACATCTCCGCCGTCTGCGCAGTGCTGAGCCTGCGACTCGAAGACGGCGTCGTGCGCGATGCCCGCTTCGCGTTCGGCGGCATGGCCGCGATCGTCAAGCGCGCGGCGAAGGCCGAGGCCGCGGTGAACGGCCGCGCCTGGGACGAGGCCGCCTCCATCGCCGCGGCCGCGGCGCTGCGCGAGGACTTCAAGCCGATGACCGACCTGCGCGCGAGCGCGAGCTACCGCGAGCGCACCGCCGCGAACCTGATCCGCCGCTTCTGGCTGGAGACCCGCGCCAACGCGCCGATCTCTGCCGAATCGACCAGCGTCTGGCAGGCCGTCAACCTGCAGCGGAGCGTCGCATGAACAAGCCGTCGGAACTCCCGGTCGGCTTCAGCGTCGACGCGCCGATCGATGCACCCCCGGCGGCGTTGCAGCCGCAGGTCGGCGTCAGCCGTGCTCATGAGTCCTCGCACCTGCACGTCAGCGGCGAGGCGACCTACATCGACGACATCGCCGAGGCTCAAGGAACGCTGCATGCGGCGCTGGGCCTGTCGCCCGTGGCGCACGGGACGCTCGTGTCCATCGACCTTGAACTGCTGCGCCGCCAGCCCGGCGTCGTGGCCGTACTGACCGCCGCCGACATCCCGGCCGAGAACAACTGCGGCCCCCTGCTCCACGACGATCCCATCCTCGCCGACGGCGAGCTGCGCTACGTCGGCCAGCCGGTCTACGCCGTGATCGCGACCGATCGGGAACTCGCACGCCGCGCCGCGGCGATGGCGAAGCAGGCCGTCGTCAGCACGCCGCTGCCGGCGGTGCTGACCGCCCGCGAAGCCCATGCCATCGGGCAATACGTCATTCCGCCCATGCACCTGGCGCGCGGTGACGCGCCCTCCGCGCTCGCCG
This genomic stretch from Mitsuaria sp. 7 harbors:
- the xdhA gene encoding xanthine dehydrogenase small subunit — its product is MTSPRPIRFFHQGQLQSVSGLPPTTTVLQYLREHARCAGTKEGCAEGDCGACTVLVGELDADGKAVDLRNVNACIQFLPMLDGKALLTVEDLGGSTDLNPVQQALVDCHGSQCGFCTPGFAMTMQAIYERHQACGTRPDRQALADDLSGNLCRCTGYRPILDAGERMFDAPARTIAHAPIVDALRVLAEDPPLHYEALSRAGSPQRAFAPRSIDEFAALRESMPQARIVAGATDVGLWVNKQQRELGDVILTGRVEGLRRIDTVTAQEGTTLRIGAAVTLEDAWSALTAHVPALRELWLRFASPPVRHAGTLGGNIANGSPIGDGAPALIALGARIVLRRGATQRTLPLDAFYLDYMKNALEPGEFVEAIEVPTPPPGTRLRGYKLAKRYDSDISAVCAVLSLRLEDGVVRDARFAFGGMAAIVKRAAKAEAAVNGRAWDEAASIAAAAALREDFKPMTDLRASASYRERTAANLIRRFWLETRANAPISAESTSVWQAVNLQRSVA
- a CDS encoding LysR family transcriptional regulator, translating into MPWDMSEALNFDKIDLLLVRVLHTLISERSVSRAAMRLGSTQPALSAQLRRLRTLTGDPLLVRSGAGMTPTATALELLAPAERLLREADELFGARLRKSGFDPATAELRLSIAASDYLDPLFLPLLVAHLQRLAPGVQLDLQPLNADFDYRTSLARGEVDLVIGNWLEPPGELHMGRLLVDEVVCLVSQDHPAARMAPRAWTQDRYLDCQHLAPMPLSRGQPGVIEQHLASLGLERRIAVRGAHFGQLPQMVARSLLVLTTGRLFCNRYLDQLPVTVLRCPVAFPPMTYYQLWHDVSHNSAPLRWLREQVREVARELVK
- the guaD gene encoding guanine deaminase; the encoded protein is MTTDRSAAPARLALKGDLLDFTAAPQWARVDDPAVRFRPDHWLLIEDGRIVGAQTEDPGDGWVRHDHSGRLILPGFVDTHVHSPQLDVIASYGTELLDWLNTYTFPAEQRYQDPEIARIGAGRFLDALLAHGTTSAVVYPTVHKVSADALFDAAAERGMRLITGKVLMDRNAPEALRDDVVQAERDCLDLIARHHNRERLSYAVTVRFAPTSTPGQLAMAGALCRADASLYMQTHVAENRGEVEWVAKLFPEARSYLDVYDRVGLLHPRAVLAHGIWLDDEDRRVVARTGAHIAHCPSSNLFLGSGLFDWPGALAAGVRVSAASDVGGGTSLSAQRTLADGYKVQALNGQRLTAWAGLHAATLGAAEALGLSDELGHFGAKTLADVCVWDWAAGPVAEARMALARDPHERAFAWMTLSDDRNLVASYVAGVPQYRRP